A window from Streptomyces sp. NBC_00299 encodes these proteins:
- a CDS encoding TetR/AcrR family transcriptional regulator, which translates to MQHKKDTPLRSDAQRNRERILCVALAELTRCPDAPLSAIAKKAGVGQGTFYRNFPNRETLVLEIYRHEMQQVADSATQLLQELPPQQALRTWMDRLAEFAMTKAGLADAIRLATSASEGPVKPSPTPVAEAAELLLRTAEEAGTIRPGVTADDFVLAIAGLWQMTPTEDWRPRAARLLDLVMDGLRAGAARP; encoded by the coding sequence GTGCAGCACAAAAAAGACACGCCTCTGCGCTCGGACGCGCAACGCAACCGTGAACGCATCCTGTGCGTCGCCCTGGCCGAACTGACGCGGTGTCCGGACGCGCCCCTCAGCGCCATCGCCAAGAAGGCGGGGGTCGGCCAGGGCACGTTCTACCGCAACTTCCCCAACCGCGAGACCCTTGTCCTGGAGATCTACCGCCACGAGATGCAGCAGGTCGCCGACAGCGCGACGCAACTGCTCCAGGAGCTGCCGCCGCAACAGGCCCTACGCACCTGGATGGACCGACTGGCCGAGTTCGCCATGACCAAGGCGGGCCTGGCCGACGCGATCCGCCTCGCCACCAGTGCGTCAGAGGGCCCGGTGAAACCCTCCCCCACCCCCGTCGCCGAGGCGGCCGAACTCCTGCTCCGCACAGCCGAGGAGGCAGGCACCATCCGCCCCGGGGTCACGGCCGACGACTTCGTCCTCGCCATCGCCGGCCTGTGGCAGATGACCCCGACGGAGGACTGGCGACCGCGCGCGGCACGACTTCTCGACCTGGTCATGGACGGGTTGAGGGCGGGTGCGGCGCGGCCGTGA
- a CDS encoding DUF4246 domain-containing protein, with product MTGLSAFPLPFHASRSISFATPRTLRELQMMQCSAHIRAKPGWFDKMNDADIVARWTQEAVSQGLTEAQVRYALAELAHYAALRDGRTGVEVSAVDGVWQSDTLIDNELRSRLRQAVRVLEQVPEAEQDWHPGSDGQVLDLVHPSLFCLVREVSGAPERAWQNPTDRYSRYEFSEKFQWLPTDVEVSDDGDVAFRSYVNNVHPDNHRELAAVLPDLFARLRPLLENVLTDLRHPRPLRIEADPYGWYDSEPDYPDKSAYSDDGAYQEAVRTWEEAQDDWWENRRPVVPDAPTFTPPELPDDSARVDLRGRRLQVIVKLATIHLTPDKPEYLGGSWHVEGMMNERIVSTGIYYWDSENITESRLSFRAALDDPSYEQNDDNGLREVYGLEDEDALNQMLGSASTPAGRCLAFPNILQHRVGSFRLADPTRPGHRKILAFFLVDPSEEIVSTSDVPPQQPWSPTSTMTLEQAKEYREQLMKERKFFVDEHNEQLYEREFSLCEH from the coding sequence TTGACTGGCCTGTCTGCTTTCCCGCTGCCCTTTCATGCTTCCCGTTCCATATCGTTCGCGACACCCCGAACGCTGCGGGAACTTCAGATGATGCAGTGCAGCGCCCACATTCGGGCGAAGCCGGGGTGGTTCGACAAGATGAACGACGCCGACATTGTCGCCAGGTGGACGCAAGAAGCGGTCTCCCAGGGCCTCACTGAAGCCCAGGTTCGTTACGCGCTTGCTGAACTCGCGCACTACGCCGCACTGCGAGACGGACGAACCGGTGTCGAGGTCTCCGCAGTCGACGGGGTGTGGCAGTCGGACACACTCATCGACAACGAGCTCAGATCCCGGCTGCGCCAGGCCGTTCGGGTTCTGGAACAGGTGCCGGAAGCGGAACAGGACTGGCATCCCGGATCCGATGGTCAGGTACTGGATCTGGTTCATCCCTCGCTGTTCTGCCTGGTGCGCGAGGTCAGCGGAGCGCCCGAGCGGGCTTGGCAGAACCCGACGGACCGCTATTCGCGGTACGAATTCTCGGAGAAGTTCCAGTGGCTGCCCACTGACGTCGAGGTCAGTGACGACGGCGATGTTGCTTTCCGTTCGTACGTCAACAACGTCCACCCTGATAATCACCGCGAACTGGCCGCCGTCCTACCAGACTTGTTCGCGCGCCTGCGCCCGCTGCTGGAGAACGTGCTCACTGATCTGCGCCATCCGCGGCCCCTGAGGATCGAGGCCGATCCTTACGGGTGGTACGACTCGGAGCCGGATTACCCGGACAAATCTGCCTACAGTGATGATGGGGCCTACCAGGAAGCGGTCCGTACTTGGGAAGAGGCCCAGGACGACTGGTGGGAGAACCGCCGCCCGGTCGTCCCGGACGCCCCGACGTTCACCCCGCCCGAGTTGCCCGACGACTCGGCCCGAGTCGATCTGCGCGGCCGCCGTCTGCAGGTCATCGTCAAGCTCGCCACCATTCATCTCACGCCGGACAAGCCCGAGTACCTCGGCGGTTCCTGGCATGTCGAGGGGATGATGAACGAGCGGATCGTCTCGACCGGCATCTATTACTGGGACAGCGAGAACATCACGGAAAGCCGGCTGAGCTTCAGGGCGGCACTCGATGACCCGAGCTATGAGCAGAACGACGACAACGGTCTGCGTGAGGTCTACGGCCTGGAGGACGAAGACGCACTGAACCAGATGCTGGGATCGGCATCGACCCCAGCGGGCCGCTGCCTGGCGTTCCCGAACATCCTCCAACACCGCGTCGGCTCATTCCGCCTCGCGGACCCCACCCGCCCGGGACATCGCAAGATTCTCGCGTTCTTCCTGGTCGACCCGTCGGAAGAAATCGTCTCGACATCCGATGTGCCACCACAACAGCCATGGTCCCCCACCTCGACCATGACGCTTGAACAAGCCAAGGAATACCGCGAACAACTCATGAAGGAACGCAAGTTCTTCGTCGACGAACACAACGAGCAGCTCTACGAGCGAGAGTTCTCCCTCTGCGAGCACTGA